The region GCTCACCATGGCGGCCTTTGGCGTTCCCATTGAAAAGCATCACCATGAGGTGGCTTCCGGTGGTCAAAACGAATTGGGCATCAAGTTCGACAAGTTGGTCAATTCCGCTGACAACTTGATGATCTATAAGTATGTCATCAAAAACGTGGCTAAGAAGTACGGCAAAACCGTTACCTTTATGCCCAAGCCCATTTTCAACGATAATGGTTCCGGTATGCACGTGCACCAGTCCCTCTGGAAAGATGGCCAACCCCTCTTTGCTGGGGACAAATACGCCGGCTTTAGCCAGATGGGTCTGTGGTATATCGGCGGGATCTTGAAACATGCCCCCGCTCTCTTGGCCTTCACCAACCCCACCACTAACTCCTACAAGCGCCTAGTGCCCGGTTTTGAAGCCCCCGTTAACTTGGCCTATTCCCAAGGTAACCGCTCTGCCTCCGTGCGGATTCCCCTCTCCGGTGGTAACCCCAAGGCCAAGCGTCTGGAATTCCGTTGCCCCGACGCCACCTCCAATCCCTATCTAGCTTTTGCGGCCATGCTCTGTGCGGGCATTGATGGGGTTAAAAATCAGATTGACCCCGGCGAACCCCTGGATGTGGACATCTACGACCTTAGCCCGGAAGAGTTGGCAAAAATTCCTTCCACCCCTGGCTCCCTGGAAGCGGCCTTGGAAGCGTTGGAAAAAGACCATGAATTTTTGACTGGCACCGGGGTTTTCTCCGCTGATTTTGTGGAAAGTTGGATTGAGTACAAACTCGACAACGAAGTGAACCCCATGCGTCTGCGTCCGCACCCCTACGAGTTCTCCTTGTACTACGACTGCTAAGTCAGTTCGCCTCATCGGGTTTTAGAACCGATTAAAAATTAAACGGCGATCGCCAACCGGACACTTTCTCTGTGGGGGGAGTCTGGAGGGCGATTTCTCTTTTGGAAAGATTTGTTGAGTCTAATCAATGGTCTGAATAG is a window of Synechocystis sp. PCC 7338 DNA encoding:
- the glnA gene encoding type I glutamate--ammonia ligase; protein product: MAKTPQEVLKWIQDEKIKIIDLKFIDTPGIWQHCSFYYDQLDENSFSEGIPFDGSSIRGWKAINESDMCMVPDPNTATIDPFCKEPTLTMICSIKEPRTGEWYNRDPRTIAAKAAEYLRSTGIADTVYFGPEAEFFLFDDIRFGQTENSSYYFADSVEGRWNTGREEEGGNLGYKPGYKQGYFPVAPTDTAQDIRTEMLLTMAAFGVPIEKHHHEVASGGQNELGIKFDKLVNSADNLMIYKYVIKNVAKKYGKTVTFMPKPIFNDNGSGMHVHQSLWKDGQPLFAGDKYAGFSQMGLWYIGGILKHAPALLAFTNPTTNSYKRLVPGFEAPVNLAYSQGNRSASVRIPLSGGNPKAKRLEFRCPDATSNPYLAFAAMLCAGIDGVKNQIDPGEPLDVDIYDLSPEELAKIPSTPGSLEAALEALEKDHEFLTGTGVFSADFVESWIEYKLDNEVNPMRLRPHPYEFSLYYDC